From Juglans regia cultivar Chandler chromosome 8, Walnut 2.0, whole genome shotgun sequence, the proteins below share one genomic window:
- the LOC108991176 gene encoding glyoxylate/succinic semialdehyde reductase 1 isoform X3: MAMEEKEVGFLGLGIMGKAMATNLLRNGFKVTVWNRTLSKCDELVENGASIGETPAAVIKKCKCTIAMLSDPKAALSVVFDKEGVLEQICSGKGYIDMSTVDADTSSKINEAITSRGGHFIEAPVSGSKKPAEDGQLVILAAGEKALYEEAIPAFNVLGKRSFYLGQVGNGAKMKLVVNMIMGSMMNALSEGLALASTSGLDPQNLLDVLDLGAIANPMFKMKGPTMIQNNYSPAFPLKHQQKDMRLALALGDENAVSMPVAAAANEAFKKARSMGLGDLDFSAVFEAVKVLQHQS; this comes from the exons ATGGCAATGGAAGAGAAGGAGGTAGGGTTCTTGGGGCTGGGAATAATGGGGAAGGCCATGGCCACCAATCTGTTACGCAATGGCTTTAAGGTCACGGTTTGGAACAGGACTTTGTCTAAG TGTGATGAGCTGGTGGAGAATGGTGCTTCAATTGGAGAAACCCCAGCAGCTGTCATCAAGAAGTGCAAGTGTACCATTGCAATGTTATCTGATCCAAAAGCTGCTCTTTCA GTGGTTTTTGATAAAGAGGGTGTTCTTGAGCAAATTTGCAGCGGAAAAGGTTACATTGACATGTCAACTGTAGATGCTGATACTTCTTCTAAGATAAATGAG GCGATTACATCAAGGGGTGGTCACTTCATTGAAGCTCCTGTGTCCGGTAGCAAAAAGCCTGCTGAAGATGGTCAACTGGTAATCCTTGCTGCTGGGGAGAAG GCATTATATGAGGAAGCAATCCCAGCTTTTAATGTACTTGGAAAGAGGTCTTTTTACTTAGGGCAGGTTGGAAATGGAGCAAAGATGAAACTTGTCGTCAACATGATAATGGGCAG TATGATGAATGCACTTTCGGAGGGACTTGCACTGGCTAGCACAAGCGGACTTGATCCTCAGAATCTTCTTGATGTATTG gatCTGGGTGCAATTGCTAATCCAATGTTCAAGATGAAAGGACCTACTATGATCCAGAACAATTACTCCCCTGCTTTTCCGCTGAAACATCAGCAGAAGGACATGAGGTTGGCTCTTGCCCTTGGTGATGAAAATGCTGTATCAATGCCAGTTGCAGCTGCAGCCAATGAG GCTTTCAAGAAGGCCAGGAGCATGGGATTAGGGGACCTTGATTTTTCGGCTGTGTTTGAGGCCGTAAAGGTTCTTCAACATCAGTCTTAG
- the LOC108991176 gene encoding glyoxylate/succinic semialdehyde reductase 1 isoform X1 has product MAMEEKEVGFLGLGIMGKAMATNLLRNGFKVTVWNRTLSKCDELVENGASIGETPAAVIKKCKCTIAMLSDPKAALSVVFDKEGVLEQICSGKGYIDMSTVDADTSSKINEAITSRGGHFIEAPVSGSKKPAEDGQLVILAAGEKALYEEAIPAFNVLGKRSFYLGQVGNGAKMKLVVNMIMGSMMNALSEGLALASTSGLDPQNLLDVLDLGAIANPMFKMKGPTMIQNNYSPAFPLKHQQKDMRLALALGDENAVSMPVAAAANEAFKKARSMGLGDLDFSAVFEATKICYFESLVGFQEGQEHGIRGP; this is encoded by the exons ATGGCAATGGAAGAGAAGGAGGTAGGGTTCTTGGGGCTGGGAATAATGGGGAAGGCCATGGCCACCAATCTGTTACGCAATGGCTTTAAGGTCACGGTTTGGAACAGGACTTTGTCTAAG TGTGATGAGCTGGTGGAGAATGGTGCTTCAATTGGAGAAACCCCAGCAGCTGTCATCAAGAAGTGCAAGTGTACCATTGCAATGTTATCTGATCCAAAAGCTGCTCTTTCA GTGGTTTTTGATAAAGAGGGTGTTCTTGAGCAAATTTGCAGCGGAAAAGGTTACATTGACATGTCAACTGTAGATGCTGATACTTCTTCTAAGATAAATGAG GCGATTACATCAAGGGGTGGTCACTTCATTGAAGCTCCTGTGTCCGGTAGCAAAAAGCCTGCTGAAGATGGTCAACTGGTAATCCTTGCTGCTGGGGAGAAG GCATTATATGAGGAAGCAATCCCAGCTTTTAATGTACTTGGAAAGAGGTCTTTTTACTTAGGGCAGGTTGGAAATGGAGCAAAGATGAAACTTGTCGTCAACATGATAATGGGCAG TATGATGAATGCACTTTCGGAGGGACTTGCACTGGCTAGCACAAGCGGACTTGATCCTCAGAATCTTCTTGATGTATTG gatCTGGGTGCAATTGCTAATCCAATGTTCAAGATGAAAGGACCTACTATGATCCAGAACAATTACTCCCCTGCTTTTCCGCTGAAACATCAGCAGAAGGACATGAGGTTGGCTCTTGCCCTTGGTGATGAAAATGCTGTATCAATGCCAGTTGCAGCTGCAGCCAATGAG GCTTTCAAGAAGGCCAGGAGCATGGGATTAGGGGACCTTGATTTTTCGGCTGTGTTTGAGGCAACTAAAATTTGTTACTTTGAATCTCTTGTAGGCTTTCAAGAAGGCCAGGAGCATGGGATTAGGGGACCTTGA
- the LOC108991176 gene encoding glyoxylate/succinic semialdehyde reductase 1 isoform X2, which yields MAMEEKEVGFLGLGIMGKAMATNLLRNGFKVTVWNRTLSKCDELVENGASIGETPAAVIKKCKCTIAMLSDPKAALSVVFDKEGVLEQICSGKGYIDMSTVDADTSSKINEAITSRGGHFIEAPVSGSKKPAEDGQLVILAAGEKALYEEAIPAFNVLGKRSFYLGQVGNGAKMKLVVNMIMGSMMNALSEGLALASTSGLDPQNLLDVLDLGAIANPMFKMKGPTMIQNNYSPAFPLKHQQKDMRLALALGDENAVSMPVAAAANEAFKKARSMGLGDLDFSAVFEAVKVLQHQS from the exons ATGGCAATGGAAGAGAAGGAGGTAGGGTTCTTGGGGCTGGGAATAATGGGGAAGGCCATGGCCACCAATCTGTTACGCAATGGCTTTAAGGTCACGGTTTGGAACAGGACTTTGTCTAAG TGTGATGAGCTGGTGGAGAATGGTGCTTCAATTGGAGAAACCCCAGCAGCTGTCATCAAGAAGTGCAAGTGTACCATTGCAATGTTATCTGATCCAAAAGCTGCTCTTTCA GTGGTTTTTGATAAAGAGGGTGTTCTTGAGCAAATTTGCAGCGGAAAAGGTTACATTGACATGTCAACTGTAGATGCTGATACTTCTTCTAAGATAAATGAG GCGATTACATCAAGGGGTGGTCACTTCATTGAAGCTCCTGTGTCCGGTAGCAAAAAGCCTGCTGAAGATGGTCAACTGGTAATCCTTGCTGCTGGGGAGAAG GCATTATATGAGGAAGCAATCCCAGCTTTTAATGTACTTGGAAAGAGGTCTTTTTACTTAGGGCAGGTTGGAAATGGAGCAAAGATGAAACTTGTCGTCAACATGATAATGGGCAG TATGATGAATGCACTTTCGGAGGGACTTGCACTGGCTAGCACAAGCGGACTTGATCCTCAGAATCTTCTTGATGTATTG gatCTGGGTGCAATTGCTAATCCAATGTTCAAGATGAAAGGACCTACTATGATCCAGAACAATTACTCCCCTGCTTTTCCGCTGAAACATCAGCAGAAGGACATGAGGTTGGCTCTTGCCCTTGGTGATGAAAATGCTGTATCAATGCCAGTTGCAGCTGCAGCCAATGAG GCTTTCAAGAAGGCCAGGAGCATGGGATTAGGGGACCTTGATTTTTCGGCTGTGTTTGAG GCCGTAAAGGTTCTTCAACATCAGTCTTAG